The nucleotide sequence ATATCTgtaggcagaagaatgaaactagatccttatAGTTCTCCATATACAGAAATCTACactaaatggattaaagacaaacaTAAGAACCAAaattgtaaaactactagaagaaaacatagcagAAATACTTCAGTACCTTGGTCTAGGCAAAGCTGtgatgactaaaacatcaaaaacacaggcaaaaatAGAGCAATGAGACTATATCAAAATTAAAGTTTcttcatagcaaaggaaacaaccaacagagtgaagagacaacctgcataatggaagaaaatgtttgcaatctattcaGCTGACAAGGGTCTAATATTCAGactatataaggagctcaaacaacccaacagcaaaaacaaaattaatcatctgattaaaaagtgggcaaaggatctgaatagacatttctcaaaagaagatgtacaaatggccaagagatatatgaaaaaatactcaacatctgTAATCatcaggaaaggaaataaatctgcaatgagatatcatctcactacagttagaatggctactatcgaaaagacagaaagtaaaaaatgctggtgaggttgcagaaaaAGGAAACTTACGCACTCatggagggaatgtaaattagtatagccattaaggaaaacagtatggagctttcttaaaaactaaaaatagaagtatcaaacaatccagcaatcccactactgagtatttatcaaaaagaaagaaaataaatgtatcaaaGAAATACCAGCACTGCCATTTTTATTGTATCACTATTTATAATTACTAAGATATGGAATCCATCTAAAtgtttatcaacagatgaatgcataaagaaaatgtggtatctgtACACAATGGAagattattcagccataaaatagaataaaattatatcattctCAGCCACATAGATGaccttggaggacattatgttaagtagaATAAGTcaggcaaagaaaaacaaatgctgtatgttctcactcatgtgggagctaatttttaaaaatgagttcacGGTAGTAGAGAATAGAATTGTGGATATTAGAAGCTGGGAAATGAAGGGGAGTGGGGCATGGGGtgaggttggttaatggataaaAAATTACCACTAGATAGAATGAACTCTAGTGTGCTGTGGCATTGTAGGGTGAATATGATTAACTatgatttattgtatttttttgaaagctagaagagaggattatgaatgtttacaaaaaaaaagaatggtaaatGGTTGAAGTGCTGGATATAataattagcctgatttgatgattatacattatttacatgtatcaaaatattactgtgtatcctataaatatgtacaaatatatatgaccacagaatataaaagaaagccaggcatggggtaacatgcctgtagtcacggcaacttgggaggctgaagcaggaggatcccttgagctcaggagtttaaggccagcctgagtaacacagtgagatccaatttctaatatatataaatagataaataataaaaatagaagaaaaactgtATCCTATAAAGAAGTAGACTGTGGGCCAACCCTACTGACTGGCCTCTAATGAAGAAATGTGGTGAAAGTGATACCACGTGCCTTCCAACATTAAGTTAGAAAAGGCCCTCCATCTCACACTGCTTGTCCTTGGAACTTAGCCCCCATGTTGTGAGGAAGCTCAGGCCACAAAGACAGCCTAGGAGTTCCAATGAAGGTATTTGAGCTGCCTGCCCCAACTAAAGTTTCAGTCAATGGCCATTATGAACAACCAGACAGTTAGGGAACAAGCCTTCTGAGGATTCCAGTCCTCCAACCTCTGATTTATCCCAAGTGAAGCTCAAGGGAATGGAGATAAGCTGCCCCGGCCAAGGTTTTCCCCAGCCACAGATGGCTGAACTAAATAAATGGTGTTTTCAGCGACTCAACTTTAGAtaattttttaggaaaaaataaacagaaaatttgatTTAAACAAAGAGAcatcaagaaaaaataacttaCACAGTAGAAATTAATGTCCTTTAAAGTAGGAATTAATAAGTGCTGAATTTAATTTATTAACAACAAACAATGCTAACGAGAAGCAGCAGACAATTAGGAGAAAGGCATAAGAACTATTGAGGAGaaagtttttctaaaattttcttcagTTACAAAGTCTGATAAAGAAAAAGAGCCTTTTTAGAATTTGTTCCTCAAGTTATGGGATAAAGATGGTGAGGATGAAAGGAAATATATGGTTgaagttgtgaaaggaaaatatcctgggcccccaaaatcactaaggaaaactccagctggaaactgcttagggcaaacctgcctcccatacTATTCCAAGTGACCTCTCcactcactgagatagatgcatatttGACTTGCTTCCTtcggaaaggctaatcagaaactcaaaagaacgTATTTCTTTGTGTATAACCTACCTgggacctggaagctccctccccactttgagtcttcctgcctttgcttcaagttgtcccacctttctagAACCAATGTGCCTCTTAcctatattgattgatgtctcatgtctccctaaaacatataaaaccaagTTGTGCCTTGACCACCTTGTccacatgtcatcaggacttcctgaggctgtgtcatgggcatgtCCTCAAgcttggcaaaataaactctctaaattaactgagacctggcTTAGATCTTCTGGGTTCACAAAGTATAAAAGGTGAAAAAAActaccaatatttttattttctaaccaAAATCAGATGTTTGACCTGATTTCAATTCATTGAAATTCTAAGAGATAAGTAACTTTGAGTGTTTACTAATCAATCTAGTATTCAATGTTTATGTTCATTTCTTCaatgagaaaatagagaatattaTGGAACTATCTTTAATCTTCTCAGGAATAAAACAAATGTGTCCTTTGAATGTTAAGAAATTAAGTACAATTTCCCCTTTACCTTACTTTGAGCCTGTTTGTATGAAGAAGGTGAGACCATCTTATCTTTATTTTGTAACAAAATGCTTCTCCATGTCATACAAATTGAGCAAGACGTGTTAGTGAACAAGGATAGACATAGACCAGCATATTAGAGTTGAGAATCCAAAATTAAATCTGTATGTTTGTATTCAGTTCATTTTCACCAagagttaaaaaacaaatgagaaaagaatagtATTTCCAACAAATGGTATTGTCTCACCAAATGCAATATCTAAACATTTATTCAAAATagctaaatgtaagagctaaaactataaaattcttagatgAAGACACAGGCATAAATCTTTGTGACTGCATTTGCCAGTGGTTTCTTAGACATAacaccaaaaggaaaaatagattaaCTGGACTTGATCAAAATTTGGAACTTGAACAGGCACCATCAGGAAAGCAAAGAGGAAGGCCATTGAGTagaagtaaatatttgaaaatcatgcatctgataagggacttacACCTGGGATACAAAAACAACttctaaaattcagaaataaaaaaaattttaaatgggtaaaggatttgaatagatatttctccaaagaagatatacaaatggttcataaacacataaaaagatgtttaaagtcattagtcattagaagaacgcaagtcaaaaccacaataaagtaCCTCATAGCACTACTAGAATGAAATCTTTTCTCAgtcaaaaatatggaaaattttgGCAAGGGTATGAAAACATTAGAACACCCTCACAATACtgataagaatgtaaaatggcacagccactttggaaaacagaccGGCAGCTCCTCAAAGAGTTAAcacgtgacccagcaattccactgggTATAATcccaatagaaatgaaaacatatgcacTCTTACAAAAAAGTGCAAACACAAGCCCTTTTACATCAAAGTTCATGGCAGCTTTGTTAATAACAGTCCAAACTGGAAGCAACCTGATGGTCCATCAattgatgagtggataaataaaatgattggtatattcacacaatggaatattactcagcaataaaaagaaattaagtactGATACCTACTACCACACAGAAAACTCTTAAaatgttattctaagtgaaaaaaaaaagtcacaaaagaccacatattgtgtaATTCCACTGATAGAAAACATCCAGAATGGACAAATCTGTACAATCAAAGGAGACTGGTGGTTCCCTGGAGCTGAGTAAAAAGGGGAAAACTGGTCGATGATAGCTTAGGGATGCAGAGTTTCTTTTCAGGgtcataaaaatgttctaaaattgatggtggtggtggttacacaactgTGTGAATATACTAAGAAACTGTGAATCGCACACTTTACATGGGTGAACTGTATGGTaggtgaattatatcttaataaagttgcttttaaaaatcaaatggcaGGATTTTGATAAATTTCTTCTCTACTTTGGATTATATACTATACATGATCtgaatatttctgttttacaatatatttaaaagaaacaaaataggaaagaaatgCCTAACATTTCAAGTAGTTTGTAAACTAacctaaaacatttatattttgaagaCCAGTATAACAGTTTTTCCCTGTATGCATTATCCTGAAATGcatgaaataaatatacagaGATTCTGTACCCATTCACAAAAGTAAAGATAGGAAATAAgacaattttctgaaataaacatTATCTTCTGATTTAATCTGGTGTGCCTCACCATGGCAATAGAGAAAATCACTAAAAAATACTGTTACACAGAAAAAAAGTCTCTCAACTTTTGTGAGAAATGATGTCTAATTCCCAACTTTTCCTGAAggtaaatattataataaaaatatgtacataattaagaggaaaaaatgacAGAATAAAAGTCAAGAGGTTAAGAAATAAGTATATTATAATGgtaataaaattgtaataaaattaattataacgaaaataaaaaagaaagctcttCACTGAAATTAGTATcctaaaacacttgatattatttaACCAGCTATAGACTAACTGTTGAcatgttatattttatacatacttGACTTCTGATTTGACCTGATTTCCTCTTTGAGTCCCGTGTTTCATCTAAATTAACATAACATGGTGTAGCCTCTAGTGAAGGCTCTGATACAGGTTGTTTTTTTACAGTATCAGCCAATTCTTGTTGAATTTGTCTCACAATTTCCTGTaaagatatttttgttattgattttatgTCACCTTATTATTAAATGATGGTCATAGAATTTAACTCTAACAtatatactttgaaaaatattaccACATACTTTGATTCACCTTCTTTTCCTCATGTGTAATGAACATTCCTGTTCAATACTGAATTCAGTTAAGGACAGAAAAGGTGTTATTTTCCTGCCAAATCAGTATTCTGTAACTTAGACAACTGATACAGCCCATTATATATTCATCACCTAAGTTGGCAATGCTTAATCATCTACTGAAGTCTCAGAAAGAAATGGGTATGTGAGTGAGACTAGTGGTTGTAAATTCTATACtctgaaatgttttctctcttctttattagaaGTTCAAATCAACTTCACAATTCCTCATTTATTCAATTGCCTGCTCAAATCCTTCCACTAGATTGCTGtattgaaataaaactaaaatttcaatGGTCTTTGAAGCCCTTGATAATCTTGCCTCCACTTCCCTGATCTCAGCTCCTACACTCTCTCTCCTACTCACTCCATTCCCACTATATGTGAATCCTGTCACCCCTCATTAGTTTGAACATGGGGACCCAACGCCAAACAAAGAAATCTCAGATTGCTACAATTATCTTTGTACTGGACAAAGTTATATCCAAATGAAATTAGTCATtgagtttagaaataaaaattatgcacAAATTACTtgtaaaaacattcaaaataaattacaaatgccAGTGGTAAGATGAAATCAAATATGGTTTTACTGACATTCACATCTGTCCCAAATTATACTTAATTAAAAGTGAATCCTGTCAGAGTTGAGAGGTCATGACAATAATTTGAgattgaaatattttcagatttaagTCAAACTGACacgaataaaaataaaattaaaccaacTTCAATATATAAGAAGCTCCTGAGGGAAAGTCTTATGAGATACAGCAGTACGCTTCAGTTCACCTGGGAAATCTGGACCTAACTGTCGAAATCACCCACCAAATTGAATCTTAACTTCAAAATACTCACTTCCGGTAGGAGCATTTCCATTTATCTGTTTCATCGTGGTCTCAAAATGTGGCCACATAAAGacatgaaaattattatttcaggcccgttgtggtggcttatgcctgtaattccagcactttgggaggcccaggtgggtggatcacctgaggtcaggagttcgagaccagcctgaccaacatggcaaaaccccatctctactaaaaatacagaaactagccgggtgtgatggtgcgcacctgaggtcccagctactcggtaggctgaggcaggagaatcgcttgaacccgggaagcggaggttgtagtgagccaagatggtgccatagcactccagcctggtcaacagagtgagactctgtctcaaatttaaaaaaaggtattATTTCAGCAGTGTAAGACTACACTATTGATACTAGTCTCTATTAACAACTTGTAACTTAACCTCTCAACATTTCATAGGTGACACTATTTCTTTACACAAAGTAAAGCatctttccagtctttttttttttttttttttttttttgctggcatGCTTCTAGGCTGATAAAGCAAATatgtttataatacatatatatttatattcaatgaGACTCATCATTTagcaaaaaccaaatattgctttatattttctttcaagaagttttaaaatattttctttctcaatacttacatttctttctgctttctctttttcatatttgtacaatcttttatttatgtaattgCATTTATTAATTAACTTGTTGTTTTCCTGCTCCAGTAGAAGACTTTGCTCTTCCCTCTGAGCTTGATTTTTGACAATAGCATTAAAATGCTCTTGGATATTAATTATTGTCTCTTCTTGATTATCAGCTTTCTTGTGAGCCTCATTCAGTTGCTGTCGAAGTAACAGATTTTCGTTTTGTATTTGAGATAACCTCTCCTCTAGAGATTCttgcttttgaatgtatttactCACTTTGTCTTCTTCATTCTGAAACATTTGttcaatttctttcctttgaCATTGTGATTGGGTTAGGTCTCTTTGGACATCTTCTAAAACCAATGTCTTTTCTCTTAGAGCATCTTTTGTGTGGTGCCACTTCATTTTGAGGCTTCGGATTTTATTTTCAGCATTagaaagtttttcagaaagcatctcATTCTTATCTTTTAGGTTGCTCATATCAAAattcatcttttcctttaaatGAAACCACTCTTGTCTTGTTCTCTGGAAATCGAGTTCTACATCTCTTTTTGATGCCTGACTTTGATCACAGTCTTGTATAGCAGCGGCCAGTCTACAACGATATGATTCAATTTCTGTTTCCAGTCTCTCCTGGTTTTGGTTTTCATCCTCCAATTTAAAACTGAGCATTTCATTCTCAGCTTTCAAAACTTCAGACTGTACACTGTACTGGAATATCGTTGTTGTAAATGTTTCCTCGTTCAGCTTCAAAGTATTTTGAAGgaaatcattcttttctttcacaatTTTAATGTCCTCaagataattattttccttttgctggTCCAAATTTTTCACCGTGTCTATTTCCAGTCTTAACCTGGCAATTTCTTCCTGCAACATGCAATTTTCGTACAacagatctttttctttcttatgccCATGAGAAATCTAAATAAACAAAGGAAACTTTTAGCTAGCATTCAATACAATGACATCTCATTACTTTCTCTAAAATTAAAGAATATCCTGCACATTTATACAATGAAAGCATTGCCATGAATGAATATCTAACTGGgaaaaaaagttgaattaaaaCTTCAAACCTCGTAGAGCATAAATTCTCCAAAGGTCAATGATTTATTTAAAGACAATGaatccataaaaggaaaagagaaaccaCTAGAGGATGTGTAAGGTTCCCAGAATTGGAGAAACCTTTCTCAGGACAATAACAAACCCAAAGgtgtaaaataaaagatttttaaaatttactacatTAAATATTGGGTTTACACTCTGATATCTAACCTATATACTACCATATAATAAGAGCCTTAGTTCTGCATATATTTGGACAGATGAAATTCCCCATGTCCTTTAAGTTCCTTTTTCCTGAGACTATTCTACAGATATTCTCTTTTGGTAGTATTTTTTATAGGCAGTCCTAAGAATGACATGCATGCATAAATGCTAAATATAAGCATCTCACTAAGCACTTGGTGATGTATTTAGATACATCACCAAACTCAATTATCACAATTCCACAAAGGAGTGATCAAAAAATAAGCAAGCTGCAAAATTTTCCCCAGGTTTTCTAACCACTTCTAGTGCACCTCCACCAAATCACATTTATTTCTGTAGTGTaactaaatacaaaaagaaacttttttatttcaaaacaccaatagtaaataagataaaattatagaGCTTTGCTTAGAGAGTGATAAAATCATTTGTCATTGCAATAACTTCTATTTCCTCTTTATAATGTTTGAAAGAGTCATAAATATGAAATGGCGGAAATATACTGAACTATTTTACTAGGAACAAAATACATATTAGTAAATTATCACTAGTATATATTGTGGCATACCATTGTGTTCAAACTCTTTGTACTCAAATTAGACACTATTGGAGCAGACTGTTACTCttctcaaaagtaaaaagaagaacaTCCAAAATATGGTCTCTGAACTGcctatacattttcttcttacCTATCAGTGGAAATAATAAACTAACCCCTCCATTAATATAAAACTAAGATTAAATCACTTTCAACAACTAGAACATGTTTTGTTAGTAGCAAGGGTTTTGACATTATAGAAAGATCATTAATTCCTATGGAAAGTATCAAATGCTTCTGCTTTTCATGAGGCCAGTATGAATATCACTACTTGACTATTGCAGACAAATGGCATTAAATTAAGAACATCATTTTATTCAGTGGACCAAAGGCCAGaacccccaccaccacctcataaaagacaaagacaaaaattgtcttcttccttctttacAACTTGGATTTTAAACAGCTAGCTTTTGAAGATGTGATATTGTGGGGCTTCAGGAACAGAAAGGAAGCTTCACCCTTTGTGCACTAAGCTATTCTTTTCCCCACtgccttttatctttcttttttatctgtcTAGAACTCAGTCTTCTACTTTAAAGTCATACACTAAATTTTTGGCTGAGAATTTATGAtacttatataaaaatatcatataCGCCATTAACTTACCATACTCTATCAAACAATAGAATATAGAAGTCTGACTCAACAGAAACATTTGAGTTATTTAAATTATGTGAAAGTATATATACTTCTCAAAAATATTGAAAGTGGTTATAATTATATGTTGCAAGAGTTGCAGTTAAACAGATACACTACAAAACATGAAAGCACAAGAAACAGATTCATTGGCCAGGAATATTTCTTACAACTCTCAAGACTAGTACATTTTTATCTCCCTTCTCAGTCATTGCTTCCTTCCCactgtatttccattttattgctaAACACATCTCATCTTTACATAAATGGAAGGCAAAACCCTAGGGCTATAATTTTAAGCAATTTTCTTTATGCTTATCCTGGTTCTGAAGGTCATAGGCATATAGATAAATTAGTTTATGATTTCTTATACCACTTGGAAAACTTGATAGACTTTGCTTGATCAAGGAACAAAGATTAGAGAAAGTTTTTCTGAACTTCTATCATTTAGACAGCAGAAATAATCTATTTCTATGTACAGATTTAGATAACCCAATTTTACACGTAAGTTTATCATCAGTAGAAATTCAGAATGGATCCGATGATtgataaagagagaaaacaaagagtAACAACAAGTAAACCTCTACCACTTTTTGAAGTTGAACTTTCTTCAAAACCAGGAACTCTACTTGTAATATGTCTACTTCATTCTTAAACCTTTGTGTATCTTGCTGTCATTTTCTTTGTAGATCTACTTTTGATGTTCTGTCATGATGTAGTGATAAAGAACTCAAATTTTCTAATTCAGGCACCATGATTTTGTAGTTACTAGCACTGAGACTGTCATAGAATGGCTTCTGGAACAAGTCTtgtgttgcttttgttttcttctaagtgcCTATATCTGCAGAAATACTGTGGCTTTTTATTTGAATCATGTTTTATCTCTCTGGAGGGGGTACCCAATGAATCTGAAAGACCTTTTGGATCACTAGATAGAGGCATATGCCTGATGTCTAATTTGATGCCTCATGGTATCTTGGTcatatttttttgtcatttgcatATCAAACTCTTGACCTTCTTTCATTTCCATTGTAACAACTTCTGGgtcccttgcttttttttttttttttttttttttgacggagtctcactctgttgtccaggctggagtgcagtggcacgatctcggctcacagttCCATGCTTTCTTAGAGTCTCTATCATTATAAAAATTCTCCTCATCTATGTTAAAAACATATTCATTATCTGGTTTGTTATTTTCACagtctaatttattttcatttaaataaagctTAGAAGATGTCTGGCAAACATGTACCAAAAACCCAGAAAATGAATGAGATATACACacatttttgagactgagttccATGTGTTCAACAAAATGCCTGCAATGCCACAAAGACAGGCACTCCAGATGCATCTTTTTCCCTCACAAGTATATTATTTGTCAAATTAGAAGGAATTTCCTTTatgtttgtttctccttttgaGCTATCATGGAGTGGCTTCAGGAAAAacagtaatttgtatttttcacagaTTTCACCAAACCTCTGATTTAACTCACTTGTAAGAAgtgaattcattttcattttcccacTCTAATTTGCCTCATTTAATACACATTTCCTCAGACTTTTACACAAAAAAGTCCTGAATATACAGACGTATCCTCTCTAtccaatctttattttttttttggtcttgagATATTTTTGGCAGATGCAAAAGGGAAAGATTAATTTGCTTGTTTCGTTTCTCAGAAGTTGTCTTTGTCAGAgtgcatgtttttgtttttattttttgagacaaggtctcactctgttgcacaggttaGAGTGCCATGGTACaaacatggctcattgcagcctcaacctcctgggctcaagtgatcctctcatctcagcctcccatgtagctggaaacacaggcacatgctaccatgcttggctaattttcaaaaacaattttgtagagatggggcatcaccatgttgcccaggctagtcttgaactcctggactgaa is from Macaca fascicularis isolate 582-1 chromosome 20, T2T-MFA8v1.1 and encodes:
- the LOC123570511 gene encoding ankyrin repeat domain-containing protein 26-like isoform X9, translated to MGKKKISHGHKKEKDLLYENCMLQEEIARLRLEIDTVKNLDQQKENNYLEDIKIVKEKNDFLQNTLKLNEETFTTTIFQYSVQSEVLKAENEMLSFKLEDENQNQERLETEIESYRCRLAAAIQDCDQSQASKRDVELDFQRTRQEWFHLKEKMNFDMSNLKDKNEMLSEKLSNAENKIRSLKMKWHHTKDALREKTLVLEDVQRDLTQSQCQRKEIEQMFQNEEDKVSKYIQKQESLEERLSQIQNENLLLRQQLNEAHKKADNQEETIINIQEHFNAIVKNQAQREEQSLLLEQENNKLINKCNYINKRLYKYEKEKAERNEIVRQIQQELADTVKKQPVSEPSLEATPCYVNLDETRDSKRKSGQIRSQPDLTEAVETASSEGLHVDAEIEVLQQSLLYMKTMQEKRKILRKDQEKLEEELVNLKSHMEMNMLQCDQLEHYKQEVEEGARQEIAEQLETIDLILQTQKIAHDKLQFLTEESNATMKSQMELTIKDLEFKLYKAKTSQADCNTTELEKYKELYLEELKLRESLSDELNKRKEILADVSTKLLQEKEQSGSLFTSHTIRAVLQSACNGNLNENLGLNRIHIPRETLRIPTLSSLSSNIRMESDLSKKTRTEDTFWNSRLGNLSRCCDLHAVLSSYGARDHQVDPLLQDKAV
- the LOC123570511 gene encoding ankyrin repeat domain-containing protein 26-like isoform X5, whose amino-acid sequence is MSANEDFDFDTEEEATEPANGKRQNDVPFAVKSGQKEDIQSHLDSKKISKNHTENGGTHVSGATDCKTKYVINGQEEAEQVLAVISEEEQERLEESENNELQISHGHKKEKDLLYENCMLQEEIARLRLEIDTVKNLDQQKENNYLEDIKIVKEKNDFLQNTLKLNEETFTTTIFQYSVQSEVLKAENEMLSFKLEDENQNQERLETEIESYRCRLAAAIQDCDQSQASKRDVELDFQRTRQEWFHLKEKMNFDMSNLKDKNEMLSEKLSNAENKIRSLKMKWHHTKDALREKTLVLEDVQRDLTQSQCQRKEIEQMFQNEEDKVSKYIQKQESLEERLSQIQNENLLLRQQLNEAHKKADNQEETIINIQEHFNAIVKNQAQREEQSLLLEQENNKLINKCNYINKRLYKYEKEKAERNEIVRQIQQELADTVKKQPVSEPSLEATPCYVNLDETRDSKRKSGQIRSQPDLTEAVETASSEGLHVDAEIEVLQQSLLYMKTMQEKRKILRKDQEKLEEELVNLKSHMEMNMLQCDQLEHYKQEVEEGARQEIAEQLETIDLILQTQKIAHDKLQFLTEESNATMKSQMELTIKDLEFKLYKAKTSQADCNTTELEKYKELYLEELKLRESLSDELNKRKEILADVSTKLLQEKEQSGSLFTSHTIRAVLQSACNGNLNENLGLNRIHIPRETLRIPTLSSLSSNIRMESDLSKQLWCQGSPGGSTTPR
- the LOC123570511 gene encoding ankyrin repeat domain-containing protein 26-like isoform X11 encodes the protein MLQEEIARLRLEIDTVKNLDQQKENNYLEDIKIVKEKNDFLQNTLKLNEETFTTTIFQYSVQSEVLKAENEMLSFKLEDENQNQERLETEIESYRCRLAAAIQDCDQSQASKRDVELDFQRTRQEWFHLKEKMNFDMSNLKDKNEMLSEKLSNAENKIRSLKMKWHHTKDALREKTLVLEDVQRDLTQSQCQRKEIEQMFQNEEDKVSKYIQKQESLEERLSQIQNENLLLRQQLNEAHKKADNQEETIINIQEHFNAIVKNQAQREEQSLLLEQENNKLINKCNYINKRLYKYEKEKAERNEIVRQIQQELADTVKKQPVSEPSLEATPCYVNLDETRDSKRKSGQIRSQPDLTEAVETASSEGLHVDAEIEVLQQSLLYMKTMQEKRKILRKDQEKLEEELVNLKSHMEMNMLQCDQLEHYKQEVEEGARQEIAEQLETIDLILQTQKIAHDKLQFLTEESNATMKSQMELTIKDLEFKLYKAKTSQADCNTTELEKYKELYLEELKLRESLSDELNKRKEILADVSTKLLQEKEQSGSLFTSHTIRAVLQSACNGNLNENLGLNRIHIPRETLRIPTLSSLSSNIRMESDLSKKTRTEDTFWNSRLGNLSRCCDLHAVLSSYGARDHQVDPLLQDKAV
- the LOC123570511 gene encoding ankyrin repeat domain-containing protein 26-like isoform X16, producing the protein MSANEDFDFDTEEEATEPANGKRQNDVPFAVKSGQKEDIQSHLDSKKISKNHTENGGTHVSGATDCKTKYVINGQEEAEQVLAVISEEEQERLEESENNELQISHGHKKEKDLLYENCMLQEEIARLRLEIDTVKNLDQQKENNYLEDIKIVKEKNDFLQNTLKLNEETFTTTIFQYSVQSEVLKAENEMLSFKLEDENQNQERLETEIESYRCRLAAAIQDCDQSQASKRDVELDFQRTRQEWFHLKEKMNFDMSNLKDKNEMLSEKLSNAENKIRSLKMKWHHTKDALREKTLVLEDVQRDLTQSQCQRKEIEQMFQNEEDKVSKYIQKQESLEERLSQIQNENLLLRQQLNEAHKKADNQEETIINIQEHFNAIVKNQAQREEQSLLLEQENNKLINKCNYINKRLYKYEKEKAERNEIVRQIQQELADTVKKQPVSEPSLEATPCYVNLDETRDSKRKSGQIRSQPDLTEAVETASSEGLHVDAEIEVLQQSLLYMKTMQEKRKILRKDQEKLEEELVNLKSHMEMNMLQCDQLEHYKQEVEEGARQEIAEQLETIDLILQT
- the LOC123570511 gene encoding ankyrin repeat domain-containing protein 26-like isoform X10; translated protein: MGKKKISHGHKKEKDLLYENCMLQEEIARLRLEIDTVKNLDQQKENNYLEDIKIVKEKNDFLQNTLKLNEETFTTTIFQYSVQSEVLKAENEMLSFKLEDENQNQERLETEIESYRCRLAAAIQDCDQSQASKRDVELDFQRTRQEWFHLKEKMNFDMSNLKDKNEMLSEKLSNAENKIRSLKMKWHHTKDALREKTLVLEDVQRDLTQSQCQRKEIEQMFQNEEDKVSKYIQKQESLEERLSQIQNENLLLRQQLNEAHKKADNQEETIINIQEHFNAIVKNQAQREEQSLLLEQENNKLINKCNYINKRLYKYEKEKAERNEIVRQIQQELADTVKKQPVSEPSLEATPCYVNLDETRDSKRKSGQIRSQPDLTEAVETASSEGLHVDAEIEVLQQSLLYMKTMQEKRKILRKDQEKLEEELVNLKSHMEMNMLQCDQLEHYKQEVEEGARQEIAEQLETIDLILQTQKIAHDKLQFLTEESNATMKSQMELTIKDLEFKLYKAKTSQADCNTTELEKYKELYLEELKLRESLSDELNKRKEILADVSTKLLQEKEQSGSLFTSHTIRAVLQSACNGNLNENLGLNRIHIPRETLRIPTLSSLSSNIRMESDLSKTRTEDTFWNSRLGNLSRCCDLHAVLSSYGARDHQVDPLLQDKAV
- the LOC123570511 gene encoding coiled-coil domain-containing protein 144A-like isoform X12; amino-acid sequence: MGKKKISHGHKKEKDLLYENCMLQEEIARLRLEIDTVKNLDQQKENNYLEDIKIVKEKNDFLQNTLKLNEETFTTTIFQYSVQSEVLKAENEMLSFKLEDENQNQERLETEIESYRCRLAAAIQDCDQSQASKRDVELDFQRTRQEWFHLKEKMNFDMSNLKDKNEMLSEKLSNAENKIRSLKMKWHHTKDALREKTLVLEDVQRDLTQSQCQRKEIEQMFQNEEDKVSKYIQKQESLEERLSQIQNENLLLRQQLNEAHKKADNQEETIINIQEHFNAIVKNQAQREEQSLLLEQENNKLINKCNYINKRLYKYEKEKAERNPDLTEAVETASSEGLHVDAEIEVLQQSLLYMKTMQEKRKILRKDQEKLEEELVNLKSHMEMNMLQCDQLEHYKQEVEEGARQEIAEQLETIDLILQTQKIAHDKLQFLTEESNATMKSQMELTIKDLEFKLYKAKTSQADCNTTELEKYKELYLEELKLRESLSDELNKRKEILADVSTKLLQEKEQSGSLFTSHTIRAVLQSACNGNLNENLGLNRIHIPRETLRIPTLSSLSSNIRMESDLSKKTRTEDTFWNSRLGNLSRCCDLHAVLSSYGARDHQVDPLLQDKAV